The DNA window CCCATCCGCTGAGGATGGCCCGGCCGTGGAGCTTAAGAAGCTCGAGGCCGAGTTGAAGGCATTGCAGGCCAAGGCACCGAAGTCGGAGACGATCGTTTCGATCGTCGAAGAGTCGAAGATCGAAGACACGCGGGTGCATGTGCGGGGCAATGTGCACAACCTCGGCGCGGAAGTGCCGCGGGGCTACCTGTCGGCGGTGGAGGTGAAAGGTGTGCCAACACCGCCGGCCGATCAGAGCGGCCGGCGCGAACTGGCACTCTGGCTGGCGGCCAGGGACAACCCGCTGCCCGCCCGCGTGACGGCCAACCGCATCTGGCACTGGCTGATGGGGCAGGGCATCGTCCGAACCGTCGACAACTTCGGCACCACCGGCGAAATGCCGTCGGACCTCCGCCTGCTCGATTACCTGTCAACGCAGTTCGTGGAGCAGGGTTGGTCGGTGAAGAAACTGGTGCGGCAGATCGTCCTGTCGCGGACTTACCAGCTCGACTTCCGCCATGACGCCAACGCGGCCGCTGTTGACCCGGAGAACCGCCTGAACTGGCGGAGCAATCGCCAGCGGCTGGACGGCGAATCGCTGCGCGATGCCATGCTGACCGTCAGCGGTCAGCTCGACAAGACGATGGGCGGCCCGACCTACAAAGCGGGTACCAATGCCGACTACAACTACAAGTACACCGACGCCCGCCGCAGCATTTACATCCCGCAGTTCCGCAACTCGATGCCGGAGATGATCGAGGCGTTCGATGCCGCCGACCCGAGCATGGTCAGTGGCCGCCGGAACATCAGCACGGTCGCGCCGCAGGCGCTGTTCATGCTGAACCACCCGTTCGTGCTCAGCCAGTCCGAAGCGGCCGCCGACCGACTGCTGAAGGAAGGCCCAACCGACGCCGCCGCCCGGGCCGACCTGGCGTACCGTTGGGTGCTCGGCCGGTTGCCGACGGACAAAGAGCGTGCCGTGGTTCTGCAGTACGTCCAGGGATTTCACGGAGCGGCAAAGACCGCGGAACGGGACTCCTGGACGCCGATTTTCCACGGATTGTTCGCGTCTTTGGATTTCAGGTACGTGAATTGATTTTTCGGTGGGGCAGACATTCTTGTCTGCCGCGGTTCCGCGATGCCGGCATTCCTGCCGGCTGAAGCGGAGACGCAGACCACCGTCGCAGTGCAGTCGAATCGCATGTCCTCGACCGGGCAAGAATGCCCGGCACTCGGGCATGTGAGGCAGACAAGAATGTCTGCCCCACCGTCAATGCAAGGACAAGGTATGTCGATCACCCGCCGTAACGCCCTCAAGTCCGCAGCATGTGGCTTTGGCTACATGGCGTTGCAGAACCTGATCGCCCGCAACGCCTCGGCGGCGAACGCCGTGGCCGGGCTTGGCGGCACCATGTCAGCGGCCGGGTCCGTAGCCGGTGCCGCGAACCCGCTCGCCGCTCGCATGCCGCACCTGCCGGCACGTGCCAAGCGCGTCATCTTCCTGTTCATGCAGGGCGGCGTCAGCCATGTCGATTCGTTCGACTACAAGCCGGCGCTCTTCAAGCGCAACGGCGAATCGATGCCGTTCAACGACGCCCGCACCATTGCCAAGACCGGCAACCGCAACACTAACGAACGCGTCATGCAGCCGCTCTGGAAGTTCAACCAGTACGGCCAGACCGGCCGCTGGGCGAGCGAGCTCTTCCCGCACATCAATCAGCACATCGACGACCTTACCTTCTGCCACTCGCTCCACACCGACGGTGTCGCTCACGGGCCGGCAACATTGTTCCTGCACTGCGGATCGACTCAGTTCATCCGTCCGTCGATGGGCTCGTGGATCCTCTACGGCTTGGGGACCGAGAACGAGAACCTGCCCGGCTTCGTCAGCATCGCTCCGAGCCCCGGCAACGGCGGCCCGCGCAATTACGGCAACGCGTTCCTGCCGCCGGTCTACCAGGGCACCGCCGTCGGCAAGGCCGGCGCGGCGGCGAGCGAACTGACCATCCGCAACCTGACCGGCAAGCTCACCAGCGCCGACCAGCAGACCCGGTTCGACCTCATCCGCGAGCTCAACGCGCAGCAGATTTCCCGCACGCCCGGCGACGCCGAGCTGGAAGCGGTCATCAACAGCTACGAACTGGCGTGGAAGATGCAGATGAACGCACCCGACGTGCTCGATCTGTCGCGCGAAAGCCAAGCGACCCAGGACCTCTACGGCATCGGCACCAAGCCGACCGACACCTACGGCCGTCAATGCCTGATGGCCCGCCGGCTCGTCGAGTCGGGCGTGCGGTATGTGCAGGTGACGTACGGCGACGCCTCGGCCAACCCGGCGTGGGACCAGCACAGCAACCTCCCGAAGCACGGCGAGCACGCCCGCGCGGTAGACAAGCCGATCGCCGGCCTGCTTGCGGACCTCAAGAGCCGCGGGTTGCTCGAAGATACGCTCGTCTGGTGGGGCGGCGAGTTCGGCCGAACCCCCTACGCCGAGAAAAACGGCACCGGCCGCGACCACAACCCCAACGGCTTCACCCAGTGGATGTGCGGTGCAGGCGTCAAGCCCGGCTTCAGCTACGGCGCGACCGACGAGTTCGGCCACTACGCCGTCGAGAACAAAGTCCACATGCACGACCTGCACGCGACGATCCTGCACGCGCTGGGCCTGGACCACGAGAAGCTCACGTACAAATACGCCGGCCGTGATTTCCGCCTGACGGACGTCTACGGGCACGTGGTGAAGGATTTGCTCTCGTGATGACTGGTCCCCGATGCCCGCGCTCCGCTCCGTGTCGCGGCTAACCGCGACGGTTGGTTCTGTAGGGTCCGCCTTGGCGGACGCGACGGCTCGCATATTCGGCGGCGTGTCGGCTGGGAAGAAGTGTCGCCTACGAAGGTTCCGCGTCCGCCAAGGCGGACCCTACAAGCGGACCGCGCCGGTTAGCCGCGACGCGGAGCGGAGCGTGGGTCGCGCGACACAACTCCCTTTGGAATAAGCATTGGTCGCACATTCCCGCTGCCGCTGTAATGGAAGCAAACGTCGCGCATCTCCCCACAGAGGACTTGGTTGCTGAACGAAGCCCAACGACAGCAGATCGAATCCCTCTACCGCCGCTACGGAAAAGGCGTCGGCAGTTATGTGCTGACGCGCACCGGCGACCGGCACCTGGCCGAATCGATTACCGCCCGGGCGTTTCTGATCGTCGTCCGGCGGTTTGAGCAGTGCACGGGCAACCTGGTCGCCTGGCTCTGGTCGATCGTGCGGTCGGAACTGGCGCGTCACTTTCGCGATCGCAAGGTGCATGAGCCGCTCGCCGGGCTGTCGTCGCGAGGAACGACGAAGGGTCGCAACGGGCAGGACGGTCCAGTTGACCCGTCCGACGTCGATGCCGATCCGGCCCGCCGGGCAGAGCAGGCCGACATGGCCGAGCGGACGCGATGGGCATTGGAACAGCTCGACGAGCCGGCCCATTCGCTGGTGTATATGAAGTTTTTCCTCGAAATGTCGAGCACCGACATCGCCGAGGCGATGGGAATGACGCCCGGGAACGTGGGCGTGAGTTGCCACCGGGCGCTCAAGAAGTTGAAGGAGCTGATGGAGCCGACGGTAGCTGTGCAGGTATTCGCGACGGCTCGTCCGTCCGTCCGCGAAACGCCAGGAGAGCCCAGCGGCTCCGCCGCGGGACCGTCGCTCGCGACGGCAGTGTGAGCGTTTGGTGTTCGATGTTCGGTGTCCGATGTTCGCGTTTGGTTGATTGCAATGCCCTCCACCAAGACCATCTCCGCCCTCACCGAAGCCTGGCCGCAAGACCCGGCCAACTTCGAGTTGCAGTCGTTCGCGGCAACGCTGATCGACGAGCGGCCGGCGCTGGGCGCGCCGGCGCTGGACCGCATCGGGGCGCAGCTTTCGGAGGAACTCGACCGCCAGACGCGGCCGACGAATGTCATTCCTTCTCGCCCGATGCGCATCGCCGGGCGTATCTCCGGCGGAATGGCACCGGTCGGGCGGATGCTTGCGCCCTACGCTGCCGCGGCGTGCGTGCTCGTTGCGGCCGGTATTTGGTACGCCAACCGATCGACAATCCCCACGTCCGTCCCGGCGAATCCGAACGGATCGCTCATCACGAACCAACCAAAGAATTGGCAGCCCGCCGAGCCTGAAGACGTGCCCGTTCAGCCTAAGCCGGCGCCCAAGGGTGGGTAAGCAGGTTACTCAGCTGACGTCATCGCGGTGTCCCACGCCGGTATCTGAGGTACTCCCAAGACCCGTATTCGTCGGGCAAGCGCGTTAGAATCCAAGCCTTCGCGAGTACGCTCAGACACCGGCGTTGATGTGTGTACTGCCGAATCGCGCTCTGTACCGCGAAGCCCCTGTTCGTGCATTCCTCACCAGATTCTCATCAACTTGACTTCACCCCGCACGTAAGTAGAAGCAGCGTACCGGATGTTCGAAACGAGCCCTCCGCGCGGTGATTTTCGGCCGAGCGGTTAGAGTCGTTGCGGTCAGACGTCCGACACTCATTCGACAACCGACCCAAGGCCGCAACATGCTTACGGCCACCAGGAGACGTGCTATGTGCAGGCTGACGGAGCGGCTTCGCGGGGCGTGGGCTAAGCGGGCCATCACGCACGCTGCAGTATCGGCGTTGTCTGTCGGCGCGGTAGTGTCGGCGATGCACGTTGTGCCCGTCGCCGCGTTCGCCCAGCAGCCTGCCGGCGCGGCGGAAGTCAATCCGGCCCAGAAGCTGCTTTTGCAGGCCGCCGGTCGATTCGGCCGGGGGTTGTTTCGTCCCGCCGCCGGCGATTACGAATCGTTCCTCAAGCAGTTCCCCCAGCACGCCGAAGCCACCAATGCCCGCTACGCCCTGGCGATCTGTCACTACCGATTAAACGAGTTCGACAAGGCCGTCCCGCTGCTGGAACAGGTGCTCGCCGATGCCAAGTTCGCCCAGCGCGATGAAGCGACGGCGGTGCTCGGGCATGCCAACCTTTCGTCGCAGAAGTATGACGCCGCGATCGCCGCTTTCGACAAGCTGCTGACGAACTTCCCACAGAGCAAGCACGCCGAGGGTGCTTCGCTGAACAAGGCGCAGACCCTCTACCTGGCGACCAAATACGACGCAGCGGCCAAGGCCGCCGACGCCTTTCTGAAGGCGTATCCCGCCTCGGCAGATCGGCCGACGGCGCTGTATTTCAAGGGCCTCAGCGAGAAGGCGCTCGACCAGAACGCCGCCGCGGCAACGACCCTGTCGGGCCTGCTCAAGGAACAACCCGAAACCCGGTTCAAGCTCGATGCGCTGCTGGTGCTCGGCCAGGCCTTGGAAGGGGACAACAAGCTGCCGGAGGCGGCGGCGACGTTCAAGCAGATGCTCGACGCCGCGCCCGCCATCCGCCAGCCCGATGCCCACTACAGCCTGGGCGCGGTGCTCTACCGGCTCGGCAAATACGAAGACGCGTCGAAGGAGTTCTCGGCGGTCCTGTCCAAGAGCCCCGAAGGCCCGTACGCCAAGGCCGCCAAGCTGCAGCTCGGCCTGTCGCAACTGGCAGGCGGCAAGACGGCCGATGCGAAAAAGACACTCTCCGCCGTCGCCAAAGAAGACGCCCCCAACGCGCCCGCCGCCCGGTACGGCCTGGCGCAGTGCGACATTGCCGACAAGAAGTTCGACGTGGCGCTAGCGACCCTGACGGAACTCGCCGCCGTCCAACCGCCGCCGGCCAATCTCGCGCAGATCGCCCTCGATCGCGGCATCTGCCTGGCCGAACTGGGCAAGCATCAGGAGGCGGCCGATGTGTTCGGAAAACTCGCCGCCGACGCCAAGTCGCCGCGCCTTGCCGAGGCGCAATACCGTCAGGCGTTCAGCCTGCACAAGCTTAGCCAGTTCGAGCCGAGCCACGCGGTCTGCATGAAGCTGATCGCCGCCGGCGACGCCGTTCCGGCCGAGTTCCGCGGCGCGATCGCCGATCTGGATGCCGAGAACCTCTTCCTGCTCGCCAGGTACGATGACGCGGCCAAGGCGTACACGGCGCTCGACGCTGCCAGCAAAGACGACGACGCCAGGACGCGTTACGCCTTCCGGCTGGGCCAGTGCGCCTACTCGACGGGTGACTACGTCAAGGCCGTCACACTGCTGACGCCACTGGCCGAGAAGCCGGAGGTGAAGGGGGATGAGACGCTCGGCCGGGCGGTGTTCCTGCTCGGCGATGCGTTGTTGCAGCAGGCGAAGTTTGCCGAGGCGGCCGACGCGTTCGGCAAGTTCCTCGCCACCACCAAAACCGCCGAGAAATCCGACAAGCAGGAAGCCCAGTACAAGCAGGCCGTCGCGCTGCTGCGCGGAGCGAGCCAGGGGCAGCCGGCCCCGGCAACCGTCAAGCCGCTGCTGGCCACCGTAGCCGCCGGCCCCGAGACGTCGCAGTGGACGGCGCGGGCGAACTTCGAGCTCGGTCAGCTCGCGTATCAATCGAAGCCGCCGGCACTGGACGTCGCCGCGAGTCATCTGAAGAAGGTGATGGCGTTCGACGCCGGCAAGCCACCCGAAGATCTGGCCGGCCCGGCGTTGTATCTGCTCGGCTGGTGCGATTACGACGGCAAGAAGTTCGCCGAAGCCGCCGCCAAGTGGGGCGATCTGCTCGCCAAGTACCCCAAGGCGACCGTCGCCCCCGATGCGGCGTTTCATCGCGGCGTCGCGCTGCGAGATGCCGGCGAAAATGAAAAGGCCCTCGAAGCGCTGACCGCGTACGCCAAGGGCTATCCCCAGGGTCAGTACGCGTTCAAGTGCAAGCAGCTCGCGGCAGCGTGCCTGACGTCGCTCAAGCGCGAGCCCGAAGCCAAGGCGATGCTCGCCACCCTCGCCGACGACAAGGCCGGCGTGACCGACGCCGTGCTGTACGACCTGGCGTGGGCGCAGAAGGGGACGAAAGATGACGCCGGCGCGGCCAAGAGCTACCGCCGTCTG is part of the Humisphaera borealis genome and encodes:
- a CDS encoding DUF1501 domain-containing protein — encoded protein: MSITRRNALKSAACGFGYMALQNLIARNASAANAVAGLGGTMSAAGSVAGAANPLAARMPHLPARAKRVIFLFMQGGVSHVDSFDYKPALFKRNGESMPFNDARTIAKTGNRNTNERVMQPLWKFNQYGQTGRWASELFPHINQHIDDLTFCHSLHTDGVAHGPATLFLHCGSTQFIRPSMGSWILYGLGTENENLPGFVSIAPSPGNGGPRNYGNAFLPPVYQGTAVGKAGAAASELTIRNLTGKLTSADQQTRFDLIRELNAQQISRTPGDAELEAVINSYELAWKMQMNAPDVLDLSRESQATQDLYGIGTKPTDTYGRQCLMARRLVESGVRYVQVTYGDASANPAWDQHSNLPKHGEHARAVDKPIAGLLADLKSRGLLEDTLVWWGGEFGRTPYAEKNGTGRDHNPNGFTQWMCGAGVKPGFSYGATDEFGHYAVENKVHMHDLHATILHALGLDHEKLTYKYAGRDFRLTDVYGHVVKDLLS
- a CDS encoding RNA polymerase sigma factor; the protein is MLNEAQRQQIESLYRRYGKGVGSYVLTRTGDRHLAESITARAFLIVVRRFEQCTGNLVAWLWSIVRSELARHFRDRKVHEPLAGLSSRGTTKGRNGQDGPVDPSDVDADPARRAEQADMAERTRWALEQLDEPAHSLVYMKFFLEMSSTDIAEAMGMTPGNVGVSCHRALKKLKELMEPTVAVQVFATARPSVRETPGEPSGSAAGPSLATAV
- a CDS encoding tetratricopeptide repeat protein; amino-acid sequence: MCRLTERLRGAWAKRAITHAAVSALSVGAVVSAMHVVPVAAFAQQPAGAAEVNPAQKLLLQAAGRFGRGLFRPAAGDYESFLKQFPQHAEATNARYALAICHYRLNEFDKAVPLLEQVLADAKFAQRDEATAVLGHANLSSQKYDAAIAAFDKLLTNFPQSKHAEGASLNKAQTLYLATKYDAAAKAADAFLKAYPASADRPTALYFKGLSEKALDQNAAAATTLSGLLKEQPETRFKLDALLVLGQALEGDNKLPEAAATFKQMLDAAPAIRQPDAHYSLGAVLYRLGKYEDASKEFSAVLSKSPEGPYAKAAKLQLGLSQLAGGKTADAKKTLSAVAKEDAPNAPAARYGLAQCDIADKKFDVALATLTELAAVQPPPANLAQIALDRGICLAELGKHQEAADVFGKLAADAKSPRLAEAQYRQAFSLHKLSQFEPSHAVCMKLIAAGDAVPAEFRGAIADLDAENLFLLARYDDAAKAYTALDAASKDDDARTRYAFRLGQCAYSTGDYVKAVTLLTPLAEKPEVKGDETLGRAVFLLGDALLQQAKFAEAADAFGKFLATTKTAEKSDKQEAQYKQAVALLRGASQGQPAPATVKPLLATVAAGPETSQWTARANFELGQLAYQSKPPALDVAASHLKKVMAFDAGKPPEDLAGPALYLLGWCDYDGKKFAEAAAKWGDLLAKYPKATVAPDAAFHRGVALRDAGENEKALEALTAYAKGYPQGQYAFKCKQLAAACLTSLKREPEAKAMLATLADDKAGVTDAVLYDLAWAQKGTKDDAGAAKSYRRLIADFPQSKLAPAAKAELAEFLFNDKKYAEAAELLEPVVAAKDVDAKVRSSAAYRLALCYEKLEKADKAAATFAMYAAEFGGSDELGGTALLQAGSNHASLGRYEEAIKSLAEMLKKFPAHPQANIAQLKLAEAYADAGRFPEALAAHQAFLQKYPKDPFAFRSQFGVGWALQNQKQYEEARKAYTKVTASNNGETAARAQFQIGDSLLTEGKFEEAALAFLVVEDVYAYPVWSARALYGAGLAFEQLKQPDMARQQFETILKKYKDQADEAKLAQTKLNELKKG